From the Desulfosarcina sp. BuS5 genome, one window contains:
- a CDS encoding sulfurtransferase TusA family protein, whose translation MSKIVDARGLSCPQPVIITMDEIKKQNSGEIVVLVDTDTSRENVGRAAENQGWQVKDIKEEDDGYRITIMKD comes from the coding sequence ATGAGTAAAATCGTTGATGCTCGAGGGTTATCATGCCCCCAACCTGTAATTATAACCATGGATGAAATCAAAAAACAAAATTCAGGGGAGATCGTTGTCCTGGTGGATACGGATACATCCAGGGAGAATGTCGGACGGGCCGCAGAAAACCAGGGGTGGCAGGTAAAAGATATTAAAGAAGAGGATGATGGGTATCGGATCACCATCATGAAGGATTAA
- the yedE gene encoding YedE family putative selenium transporter: MGHIKNIFSSIYGIISVGALIGILAALLQKLGNPGNMGICVACFERDIAGATGLHRAAVVQYIRPEIIGFVLGSLIAAYIFKEFKSRTGSAPVVRFVLGVFAMIGALVFLGCPWRALLRLSAGDGNAIFGMAGLIAGIWIGTLFLKNGYNLGRTARTYASVGWLMPLTMLGFLTLMLIFPQVKGEAKSGILFYSPKGPGAHHAPLIISLAAGLVIGFLAQRSRFCTMGAFRDLMLFRQAHLFSGLIALLVFAFITNLIAGQFHPGFAGQPVAHTMQVWNFGGMVLSGLAFVLAGGCPGRQLFLAGEGDGDAAVFVFGMIVGAGFSHNFGLASSPKGIGPHGIAAVIIGLIVCLFIGFTMRKKIA, from the coding sequence TTGGGCCATATAAAAAATATATTCAGCAGCATATATGGAATTATAAGTGTGGGGGCTTTGATCGGTATCTTGGCAGCTCTCCTTCAAAAGCTTGGCAACCCTGGAAATATGGGGATTTGTGTAGCCTGTTTTGAGAGGGATATTGCAGGCGCAACAGGACTGCACCGGGCGGCAGTTGTCCAATATATACGCCCGGAAATCATAGGTTTTGTTCTTGGTTCTTTGATTGCAGCATATATCTTCAAGGAATTCAAATCCAGAACAGGTTCCGCTCCGGTTGTAAGATTTGTACTGGGAGTCTTTGCCATGATAGGCGCCCTGGTCTTCCTGGGTTGTCCATGGCGGGCCCTGCTGCGGCTTTCGGCTGGTGACGGAAATGCAATATTCGGCATGGCGGGTCTCATTGCAGGCATCTGGATAGGTACTCTTTTTCTTAAAAACGGGTATAACTTGGGGCGCACGGCCAGGACATATGCTTCAGTTGGATGGCTTATGCCCTTGACCATGTTGGGTTTTTTGACACTCATGCTCATTTTTCCCCAGGTAAAGGGCGAGGCCAAAAGCGGAATCCTTTTTTACAGTCCTAAAGGACCGGGAGCGCATCATGCACCCCTTATCATATCCCTTGCAGCCGGTCTTGTCATAGGGTTTCTGGCGCAAAGGAGCCGTTTCTGTACCATGGGGGCATTCAGGGATCTTATGCTGTTCCGGCAGGCCCATCTTTTTTCAGGGCTTATTGCTTTATTGGTCTTTGCCTTTATAACCAACCTGATTGCCGGCCAGTTCCATCCCGGATTTGCGGGCCAGCCGGTGGCGCATACCATGCAGGTCTGGAACTTTGGCGGCATGGTGTTGTCTGGTCTGGCCTTTGTTCTGGCAGGGGGGTGTCCCGGACGCCAGCTTTTCCTTGCGGGAGAGGGAGATGGAGACGCAGCGGTCTTTGTGTTCGGCATGATTGTCGGAGCAGGATTTTCCCATAACTTTGGTCTCGCAAGTTCCCCAAAGGGAATAGGACCGCATGGAATTGCAGCCGTGATAATCGGACTTATTGTCTGTCTTTTTATAGGTTTTACCATGAGAAAAAAGATTGCGTAA
- a CDS encoding NAD(P)H-hydrate dehydratase, translating to MLAVIGTIPDTAFPMVKGEVFLENEMIRIRDRSAPVNRGTAALIAAAVKTSEFLGQSLPFACLAGDIGLGKGSRRIYQTLVKEIGSAEITTIVFHYLQPDVDWHNKVLFAIDDMSKRPILIADAGFMYAAKMSGQAGAYDLFTPDMGELAFLADEKAPHPFYTRGFILHEDNRASELISRAYANENAARYLLVKGREDYLADHEGILANVKIHINESMEAIGGTGDTLTGIVAAFVESGMKIKDAAITAAKVNRLAGYNAKPTPATQVTEIINHIPSALSEILRNKKTAAT from the coding sequence ATGCTTGCGGTGATAGGCACTATTCCTGATACTGCCTTTCCCATGGTAAAAGGTGAGGTTTTTCTTGAAAATGAGATGATCCGTATCCGGGATAGATCCGCCCCGGTAAACAGGGGGACGGCTGCCTTGATTGCCGCTGCTGTAAAGACATCGGAATTTCTTGGGCAAAGCTTGCCCTTCGCCTGTCTTGCAGGAGATATCGGTCTGGGAAAAGGGAGCAGACGTATTTATCAAACCCTTGTCAAAGAGATTGGCAGCGCTGAAATTACTACAATTGTTTTTCATTACCTCCAGCCGGACGTTGATTGGCATAACAAGGTTCTTTTTGCAATAGATGATATGTCAAAAAGGCCTATTTTAATAGCGGATGCAGGTTTTATGTATGCTGCCAAGATGAGCGGGCAGGCCGGAGCATATGACCTTTTCACTCCTGATATGGGGGAACTGGCCTTTCTTGCAGATGAAAAAGCCCCACATCCCTTTTATACCAGGGGCTTTATCCTTCATGAAGACAACCGCGCGTCCGAATTGATCAGCAGGGCATATGCGAATGAAAATGCAGCCAGGTATCTCCTTGTCAAGGGAAGAGAGGATTATCTGGCAGACCATGAGGGTATTCTTGCCAATGTAAAGATCCATATAAATGAGTCCATGGAGGCTATTGGAGGAACCGGGGATACGCTTACCGGGATTGTTGCAGCGTTTGTCGAATCAGGAATGAAAATCAAGGATGCCGCAATCACGGCAGCAAAAGTAAACAGATTGGCAGGGTATAATGCAAAGCCTACACCCGCTACACAGGTTACGGAGATCATAAATCATATACCATCCGCCCTTTCTGAAATCCTGCGAAATAAAAAAACAGCAGCTACTTGA
- a CDS encoding DUF3343 domain-containing protein, with protein MGFLNFFRLSRSKSTGGQHVQVRGILVFENTSEVIRAENILKKNGWQIKVVGPPPEIRTGCDLVIEFPLIEELNILRLLKEADVSPIEVVPVNNPLLKPVDLFQIKDFGKHLMVRAANMKLTVDKETLTIVNVSGGGCPDVPYLACEMVGKSLQGAPSPNEIGHTLCGYALQLSCEEMKRICLR; from the coding sequence TTGGGCTTTCTAAATTTTTTCAGACTCAGCCGTTCAAAATCAACTGGCGGACAGCACGTCCAGGTTCGTGGAATCCTGGTTTTTGAGAATACCAGCGAGGTAATCCGGGCTGAAAATATTTTGAAAAAAAATGGGTGGCAGATCAAGGTGGTGGGGCCGCCGCCTGAGATCAGGACGGGGTGCGACCTGGTGATTGAATTTCCCTTGATCGAGGAACTGAACATACTCCGGTTACTTAAAGAAGCAGATGTTTCACCAATAGAAGTGGTTCCTGTTAACAACCCACTCTTAAAGCCCGTTGACCTGTTTCAGATAAAGGATTTCGGCAAGCACCTGATGGTCCGCGCTGCCAACATGAAATTGACCGTTGATAAGGAAACACTCACCATTGTAAATGTCTCGGGCGGCGGCTGTCCGGATGTTCCCTATCTTGCCTGTGAAATGGTGGGGAAATCCCTTCAAGGAGCTCCAAGCCCTAATGAAATCGGCCATACCTTGTGCGGTTATGCGCTTCAACTGTCCTGTGAGGAAATGAAACGCATATGCTTGCGGTGA